A region from the Ralstonia pickettii genome encodes:
- a CDS encoding ABC transporter substrate-binding protein, whose translation MQKMITRLLLTAVAAGAAIATGAATAAQDIKIGVAEALSGGAAQYGVAIRNGFQLAVDEINAAGGVNGSKIALVIEDEQGKKEEAINVFKKLIFQDKVAMVFGPTLSNSAQAADPIAQASKTVAFGTSNTADGITSIGDFVFRNSVTEADVLPATIQTVVKKAGVKKVAVLYGNDDVFTKSGYDNFKKALEDLKIPVTTTETFAKGDVDFKAQLTKIKATNPDAIVLSALIAEGGPIMVQARQLGLNVPVIGGNGMNSVKVFDLAKDKSDNLWVGSPWSIENHTPENSKFITAYTTKYKAAPDQFAAQAYDAMYIASKALKTVKFSGNLEADRKAIRDALPAVKHTGATGAFAFRQVTARGKPAGYDAVQTPIVSVTKNGKYTIEK comes from the coding sequence ATGCAAAAAATGATCACACGGCTGCTGTTGACGGCAGTGGCTGCGGGGGCGGCAATCGCAACGGGCGCGGCAACGGCGGCCCAGGACATCAAGATCGGCGTGGCCGAAGCGCTGTCGGGCGGCGCAGCCCAATACGGCGTGGCCATCCGCAACGGCTTCCAGTTGGCGGTCGATGAGATCAACGCTGCGGGCGGCGTCAACGGCAGCAAGATCGCACTGGTGATCGAAGACGAGCAGGGCAAGAAGGAAGAGGCCATCAACGTCTTCAAGAAGCTGATCTTCCAGGACAAGGTGGCGATGGTGTTCGGCCCCACGCTGTCCAACTCGGCCCAGGCGGCGGACCCGATCGCGCAGGCGTCCAAGACGGTGGCCTTTGGTACCTCCAACACCGCAGACGGCATCACCAGCATCGGCGATTTCGTCTTCCGCAATTCCGTGACCGAAGCCGATGTGCTGCCGGCCACGATCCAGACCGTTGTGAAGAAGGCCGGCGTGAAGAAGGTGGCCGTGCTGTACGGCAACGACGACGTCTTCACCAAGAGCGGCTACGACAACTTCAAGAAGGCGCTTGAAGACCTGAAGATCCCGGTGACGACCACCGAAACGTTCGCCAAGGGCGACGTGGACTTCAAGGCGCAGCTCACCAAGATCAAGGCGACGAACCCGGATGCAATCGTGCTGTCCGCGCTGATTGCGGAGGGTGGTCCGATCATGGTGCAGGCGCGCCAGCTTGGCCTGAACGTGCCGGTCATCGGCGGCAATGGCATGAACTCGGTCAAGGTGTTCGACCTTGCCAAGGACAAGTCCGACAACCTGTGGGTGGGCAGCCCGTGGTCGATCGAGAACCACACGCCCGAGAACAGCAAGTTCATCACCGCCTACACCACCAAGTACAAGGCAGCGCCGGACCAGTTTGCGGCGCAGGCGTATGACGCCATGTACATCGCGAGCAAGGCGCTGAAGACGGTCAAGTTCAGCGGCAACCTCGAAGCCGACCGCAAGGCGATCCGCGACGCACTGCCGGCAGTGAAGCACACCGGCGCGACCGGCGCGTTTGCATTCCGCCAGGTGACGGCGCGCGGCAAGCCGGCCGGCTACGACGCGGTGCAGACGCCGATCGTGAGCGTGACCAAGAACGGCAAGTACACGATCGAGAAGTAA